The Mesorhizobium sp. M1D.F.Ca.ET.043.01.1.1 genome contains a region encoding:
- a CDS encoding sulfite exporter TauE/SafE family protein: MGIYLPIAEISVNVFVLLAMGAAVGFLSGMFGVGGGFLITPLLIFYNIPPAIAVATGANQVIASSFSGALSHFKRGTLDFKLGGVLLAGGIVGSSAGIYVFALLRRLGQLDLFISLLYVALLGTVGGLMLVESVNALRASRSGAAPVLKKSGQHNWIHRLPFKMRFRASKLFVSVIPVLGLGAAIGFLSSIMGVGGGFIMVPALIYLLKVPTNVVIGTSLFQIIFTSAYTTLVHATTNQTVDVILAFLLMAGGVAGAQYGAKAGQRLRGEQLRALLALLVLAVAIRLAIDLFVTPPNRYSLAGLT, encoded by the coding sequence GTGGGCATCTATCTCCCGATCGCGGAAATTTCCGTCAACGTCTTCGTGCTGCTGGCGATGGGCGCGGCGGTGGGTTTCCTGTCGGGCATGTTCGGGGTCGGCGGCGGATTCCTGATCACACCGCTGTTGATCTTCTACAACATCCCGCCGGCAATCGCGGTGGCCACCGGGGCCAACCAGGTCATCGCCTCCTCCTTCTCCGGCGCGCTGTCGCACTTCAAGCGCGGCACGCTCGACTTCAAGCTTGGCGGCGTGCTTCTGGCCGGCGGCATCGTCGGCTCGAGCGCCGGCATCTATGTCTTCGCGCTGCTGCGCCGGCTCGGCCAGTTGGACCTCTTCATCTCGCTGCTCTACGTCGCGCTGCTCGGCACCGTCGGCGGGCTGATGCTGGTCGAAAGCGTGAACGCGCTGCGCGCCAGCCGCAGCGGCGCGGCACCGGTGCTGAAGAAATCCGGCCAGCACAACTGGATCCACCGGCTGCCGTTCAAGATGCGCTTCCGCGCCTCGAAACTGTTCGTCAGCGTCATTCCGGTGCTTGGGCTGGGCGCCGCCATCGGCTTCCTGTCCTCGATCATGGGCGTCGGCGGCGGCTTCATCATGGTGCCGGCGCTGATCTACCTGCTCAAGGTGCCGACCAATGTCGTTATCGGCACCTCGCTGTTCCAGATCATCTTCACCTCGGCCTACACCACCCTGGTGCATGCAACGACCAACCAGACCGTCGACGTGATCCTCGCCTTCCTGTTGATGGCGGGCGGCGTCGCCGGCGCGCAATACGGCGCCAAGGCCGGCCAGAGGCTGCGCGGCGAGCAGTTGCGGGCCCTGCTTGCGCTGCTGGTGCTCGCCGTCGCCATCCGCCTCGCCATCGACCTTTTTGTCACCCCGCCCAATCGCTATTCGCTCGCGGGCCTGACCTGA